A region from the Methylocystis iwaonis genome encodes:
- the lipA gene encoding lipoyl synthase, translated as MPTIDLLNDDPRPNSEAREPAALRHPEKAARPDQPVLRKPPWIRVKAPGSAAWGETSALLKGSGLATVCQEAACPNIGECWEKKHATFMIMGEVCTRACAFCNVATGLPAPLDPSEPGRVAEATKALGLSHVVVTSVDRDDLPDGGAEHFARTIEAIRQVCPGTTIEVLTPDFLRKEAALERVVAAGPDVFNHNLETVPSLYVTVRPGARYFHSLRLLQRAKELDPKLFTKSGLMLGLGETRNEVMQVMDDMRSANVDFLTLGQYLQPTRKHHPIDRFVTPEEFDAYKAIALAKGFAYVAASPLTRSSHHAGEDFERLRRASSR; from the coding sequence CTCTGCGCCACCCCGAAAAGGCCGCGCGGCCGGATCAGCCGGTCCTGAGGAAGCCGCCATGGATACGGGTGAAGGCGCCTGGGTCCGCCGCCTGGGGCGAGACGAGCGCGCTATTGAAGGGCTCCGGCCTCGCGACCGTCTGCCAGGAGGCCGCCTGTCCCAATATCGGCGAGTGCTGGGAGAAAAAGCACGCCACTTTCATGATCATGGGTGAGGTCTGCACCCGCGCCTGCGCCTTCTGCAACGTCGCGACCGGCTTGCCCGCGCCGCTCGACCCGAGCGAGCCGGGCAGGGTGGCGGAGGCGACCAAAGCCCTGGGGCTCTCCCATGTCGTCGTCACCTCGGTCGACCGTGACGATCTTCCCGACGGCGGCGCCGAGCACTTCGCCCGCACCATAGAAGCGATCCGCCAGGTCTGTCCGGGGACGACGATCGAGGTTCTGACGCCCGATTTTCTGCGCAAGGAGGCGGCGCTCGAGCGGGTCGTGGCGGCTGGCCCGGATGTGTTCAACCATAATCTCGAGACCGTGCCGTCGCTCTATGTCACGGTGCGGCCGGGCGCCCGCTACTTCCATTCCCTGCGTCTGCTCCAGCGCGCCAAGGAACTCGACCCGAAGCTGTTCACCAAATCCGGCCTGATGCTGGGCCTCGGCGAAACCCGCAACGAGGTGATGCAGGTCATGGACGACATGCGAAGCGCCAATGTCGACTTTTTGACGCTTGGCCAATATCTCCAGCCGACCCGCAAGCATCATCCCATCGATCGCTTCGTTACCCCGGAGGAGTTCGACGCCTATAAAGCGATCGCGCTCGCCAAGGGCTTCGCCTATGTCGCCGCCTCGCCGCTGACCCGCTCGTCCCATCATGCGGGGGAAGATTTCGAAAGGCTGCGTAGGGCGTCGTCTCGTTAG